The sequence AGAAGAGATCTTGGAAAAACAGCCCCCAGGAGACTCACCAGCATAGTGCATCCAAATTCTGGCCCAGAGAGGCATGTCTTTTGGCCAGAATAAGTTATGCAAATTGAGTAAAGTGCAAAAGGAGTAAAACTGTCTGCCTGtctatacacacaaacacacacacatctgctttgcatgtgtttGGCTTATGAAATGTAAGTTTTGAAATCGCTGGTGGGGCAGCCGAGGGAGGATATTTGAGAGGGACGTGGAGCCTGGGCTTTGAGGGCTGGCAGGGAGTGTGTGCAGAGGCGCATTGCTGGTGCCTTGACCACTGGAAACCTTTTGCAGCCTCCTTCCCAGCCCCCCCCTCCTCCACCTTCTTACCGTTTTTGAAGCGCACAATGGACACTTCCAAAATGTCTCTTGCAAGCTTAAGGGCTAGAAACGTTTTTTGAAAAATATGTGGCAAAACTGTGGTGAAGGGACAAGGGAAGACAGGGCTCTTCTTGGGGGGATCTTCAAGATAACAGGGAAGAGCCGCTGTCGTTCTGCTTTGGTCTGAAGATAAAAGCGGGCATCTGCTGTGCGCTGCCTCCTGGGTCTGGGCCATCTCATTATGCCATGGTTGCGCCTGGCAATCCGTACCTGCTGCAGCTTCagctaaaagctgcaattcccttTCTTGAGGACACAAGGGAGGGCCCTGGAAGAACCCAGTCAAACAAGCCCATCTAAACACTTTCTCTCTGGGGTTCAACTGGGAAGAACTGGAGAGGGTTATGGGATTAAATGGAAAGAGCCTGTTGATTTGGGACTGTTTGGCTTCTGGGGGTGAGGCAAAAGCTGCAGCCCCTGAGTGGACAGAGGTCTTGGAGGCCAGAGAGCTACCCCCACCCCCTCAGGAGGCCAAAGAGCCCTGCTAGCCTAGTTTTCTCCTCTTGCCTGGCAGAGCGGGAGCTGCCCAAGATGCAGCACTTGAACTTTTTACTATTAAAAGCTTTGCAGCTGCAGGCTGGCTGCTAAATGGGGACCCAGAAAGTGCCGGCTTGGCTCTGCTCCTCTTTGCAGCCTCTCAAGCGCTCTTCCCAGTTTCTgggcgtctctctctctcccctgggTCATTTGTCCCACCGCCCAATCTCCTGCTGAGCCAAACGCATCTGCTCTCCCCACTTTATCTCTGCTCTCCCAGCAGCCCTTGCTCATCTTGTTGGATCTGGAGGAGGGGAAGCCCCAGCCGAAGCCCCTTGGATGGATCCAGGGGTTGAAGCACtcccggggggggggctgacttCATCAGTCTCAAGGTTCTCCAGCTCGGGGCTGATCCTGTTGCAGCCATTTCCCTCCACGGCTGCTTTTTGATCTtagtttgatttaaaaaaaaaaaatgcttgggaACTGAGTAGCTGCCCGGCTTCTCCAGGGAGACTCTCATGAGGGTATATCAGATCCCGGAacatcattggggggggggggggaaacaatgtGGAAGTATTAGAAATAATACCCTGCGATGCACGTGTTTCCTTGCCTGTCTTCATAGACTGGATCGTTATTTATATCACCCTTCCACACATTTGGGCTAGTCCTGGTAGCTTAGGCCAAACTTGTGGCTGCCAGACCCTGTTGCCTTCTCCTCCTTTTTAACAACATCCAAAAGTAGGTCTCGTTGTCTTCAGtgggccttccttccttccaggcaAGTGTGGACGCAACTGCAGCCTTAATCCCGCCGTGGGGCAATGGGGCGGCACGGGGGCTTCTTTTGGCCCGCCTGCAGTGCTGGAAGTGCCCGCTGGCCCTCATTGTGATGGTGTGGCGGGTGCTCAGAGTCCCTCAGCTGCTCACAGCTGAAGCAGTCAACCCAGCCGGCCTCATCCTCCCTTAGGCTGGAGCTGGAAGGAGGTGGGGGTCACCCCTGTTGTTGGGCCAAGGCGTTTGAAGCCACTTCCAAGTGTGAAGAAAAGGGCTCTTTTCCAATGAGGGTTCAGTTAGGTGGCCACGGAGAGGGTGGCGAGTGGTGATGTCGCCTTCCATCCTCCTTCGCAAGGCAGGTGCAGCTACCCTTCCGCCCATCCCTACAGAATTAACTTAAATGCTTCAGGCCGTAGGGAGTGCAAAACATTCCAAGATATGAGGTCCAGGTGTGCCCCTGGGCAGCTTTTCTGCCTCGCCCCCTTCCCCACTCCGGCTGGTCTCTAGACAATCTGATCTGGCCGAAGTCTTCTGGACTCCAAATGTGGTGGTTGGTCTGTCTATGCTCTTCATCCTCCCAAGGGAAGGTGTTTGCCAGGCTTGTGCACACGCATCCTGCTTtgcaggaagtgtgtgtgtgtgtgtgtggatttgccATGGCACCCTCTTGTACTTGCACATGAGTGGTGGGTGCCTCCTTGAATGTCTGGCTTTCTGCTGAAGCACCAAATTACACCAAATATCATTTCTGGGCAGGCCCTCTCCCCGCTTCCTGGCTGTCAGCTGTGGTGTCTGCAGTGCAAAACCGTGCCAAGCTGTGAAGCCTAGTTGTACCACTGGGCTGCTGAGAGCTGcaccactgggggggggggtcttggAGGCACTTGCAGGGGGTAAGTGGGGGCTGCACTGCAGGGCAAAGGGCCAGGCACCCTGAGGTCACGTGGGACTTCAATGTTCTGCACTGTCTCTGGCACACTCATGGGAGAAAATCAGCAAAAATCTTGCTTTTCCGCGTGTGTTTGGTGTGACTTTAGCACTCCTCTCCGGATCACCTGACTGATGCCTCCCTctcgtctctctctctgtgtcttacTTGGTTCTGTCTCAGGGCTCAAAACGGGCGGTGGCTCCTCCAGCACCTCAGGGAACACTTTCCACTATACCTTCCATGGGGACCCACACGCCACCTTCGCTTCCTTCTTTGGGGGCTCCAACCCCTTTGACATCTTCTTCAGCAGCGGCCGCTCCCGGGTCTTCAACGGCTTTGACCATGATGACATGGACATTGATGACGACGACAGCAGTGATCCGTTCAGTGCCTTTGGCCGGTTTGGCTTCAATGGCATCAATGGCGTGCACCGGCGGCACCCAGAGCCCATCCACATGCGCCGGAAGGTGCAGGATCCGCCTGTAGTCCATGAGCTCAAAGTTTCTCTGGAGGAAATCTACCACGGTGCTACCAAGCGGATGAAGATCACCCGCCGCCGGCTGAATCCAGACGGTGAGAACGATGCGGACGGAGGATAAGATCCTGAATATTGTCATCAAGCGCGGGTGGAAAGAGGGAACCAAGATCACCTTCCCGAAGGAGGGAGACGCCACACCGGACAACATCCCAGCTGACATTGTCTTCATCTTGAAGGACAAGCCTCATCCTCACTTCAGGCGGGATGGGACAAACATCATCTACACGGCCATGATCAGCCTTAAAGAGGTACGTTCTTGGCCTGAAAAAAATTGGGTAGGGTAGGGCTGGAGATGGGGGTGCTGCAGCCTCTTGCTACATCAGATGCGGGAGAGAGATGGAGTGAGGGCAGACGCTGGGAGCAACTCTGCTGGCTCTCCCCCTTGCTGTCTGCACCCAGTGTACCTCGCCCCCCTGCTCTCTTCTGGAAAAGGCTGCCTTTTGtgtgttttggtgtgtgtgtgtagctcctTTCCTCCATTGTTTAAGAGGATATAATTCTTTTTGGTCtggaacggggtggttcatgacagatgctattggaggtcactgattcatagggtcgctgtaagtcgtaatctacttgaaggcacataacaacagttcTTTTTGAATCAAAGAGATGTTCACATGTGGTAAAGTAacattatcccccccccccccga is a genomic window of Rhineura floridana isolate rRhiFlo1 chromosome 1, rRhiFlo1.hap2, whole genome shotgun sequence containing:
- the DNAJB5 gene encoding LOW QUALITY PROTEIN: dnaJ homolog subfamily B member 5 (The sequence of the model RefSeq protein was modified relative to this genomic sequence to represent the inferred CDS: deleted 1 base in 1 codon); translation: MPAILLFWSRVERNKESVAGTVSTMGKDYYKALGIQSGANEDEIKKAYRKMALKYHPDKNKDPNAEEKFKEIAEAYDVLSDPKKRAVYDQYGEEGLKTGGGSSSTSGNTFHYTFHGDPHATFASFFGGSNPFDIFFSSGRSRVFNGFDHDDMDIDDDDSSDPFSAFGRFGFNGINGVHRRHPEPIHMRRKVQDPPVVHELKVSLEEIYHGATKRMKITRRRLNPDGRTMRTEDKILNIVIKRGWKEGTKITFPKEGDATPDNIPADIVFILKDKPHPHFRRDGTNIIYTAMISLKEALCGCTVNIPTVDGRVIPLPCNDIIKPGTVKRLRGEGLPFPKVPSQRGDLIVEFKVRFPDRIAPQTRQILKQHLPCS